The Anomalospiza imberbis isolate Cuckoo-Finch-1a 21T00152 chromosome 12, ASM3175350v1, whole genome shotgun sequence genome contains the following window.
CTGCAAAAAGCATGGGAAAAAACATCCCACGGTTGTGATAAGCTGTGATAAGCAGAGCAAGTCATCTGCAGCAAATCAAAGGGCTAATCTCCGTGCAGCTGGTCTTACATGTTTCATTCCTTCCTCAACAGTTTTAGCTGAAATGGAAAGTCACATCAGGATAACTTCCATGCCTGAGGACTGCACTAAAACTGCACCAATAGATCTGTGATCATTCCTCTCaaaaaactgggatttgggaccAAAGGTCAGTGTGCTGTGAACCTAACCAGTGGTTCTTGTCCCTGCCTAAGCCTTCTCCTTGCTAACTACTATTAATTATTAACTCCTTTTAATACTATTCTCCACGCGGATTTCCCCAGGTCTCACCAGATCTTCCCCATCTGCCAGTCTCAAAGAcccatttttccttttgtctctCTGAAAACAAAGAGACAGGTACAGCCAGGTGCGATACTGGCATTTGCATTTCTGGGAGCTGGTGTCTACCAACAGCTCTTTAGGAATAAAGGCAGCTTGGACAGTCTGCCCTGGGAGTCAGACGCATTTCCTGCAGTGGCCGGAGCAGGAGCTGAACGAGGGCCGTGCTCGGCACTGAAGGTGGCCAGAGGCTGCTGTGGGTACtacagagctgcagcccaggccTCTCTCCGGAGGGCAAGGACAGGTGAGGACGCGGAGGCCCCACCTCAACGCGTGGGATTCCTCTCGGATGTAAGGACGAGCCCCGTGCTGAGGCTGGAGCTTGTGTGgcagcccccagctccttcGGCCGGGCTGGCACGGGAGATCGGCaccggccctgcccggggacACGTGCTGAGAGAGAGCCGGCACCGCGCGGAGCGACAGCGGACCCCGCTGGGGGACCGGACACCACCGGGGGACCCCCTGGCTCCCTTCGCCGGGGCTCGGGAGGCGCTGCCAGCAGCGCGGTCCCGGGGTGCCGGGGGCCCGCAGCCTCAGCCGGGCGCTGCCCCTGCCCCGGGCCCGGCGTTTCCCGGCCCGGCTCCCCGCCGTCCCCGGCCTGCGCCGCTCCCGAGccccggcgggcgggccgggccgggccggggcctGTGCGGCTGCCCCGAGAGGACTCACCGAGGGAGGCCGCGGAGAAGcgctcccggccgggccgggctgggctgggcccgCCCGCCGGCAGCCgagggcccggcccggccccgccgctccccggcAACCGCCGCTTCCGCCGGGAtgggcgggcccggccccgagGGCCCGGCGCCGCTCCCTCGGCACCGCCGGCACTGCCCGGGCAGCCGCAGCACACGGGGGACACGGagcccccggccggccccggTCCCCAGTGCACAACATCTGCATTGAACACGCGGGGACGGCACGGGGCAATCCAGGCTCCACGGCTGGAAGCCGCTTCGCCCAGACGGGCGCTCCGGTGGTCACCGTCCCGCTCTGCCTGcttcaggctgcagccagcccaCGAGAGGCCCCTTTCACCTCTCCGCGCTATTCTGCGGTCTCGTCTTCTTCTCACCCAGCAGTCTCGgcttcctccttcctccactGGGATCATCCGAAGATGTTTTgtgcttctttcttctcataGAGAAGGAGCTGCGCTTTAGATTGTTCTGCCCAATACAAACTTAGTGACAAAGGAACAAAGGAAGGTTCTCAGTTCCAGGACAGCTTCAAAACAGACCCCAAACTGGCATGAAAACAGTCAGGGCTCTTCTACCTGAATGAAGGTGAGCTCAGGACACATTATCTCATCCGTTTTACATAGCACACAGACTCCACAGACATTAGATGCTCACACCTATGGCAGGATCATTGAGTacaactcccagccctgcacaggacaaccccaagaatcccaccctgtgcctcccagagcattgtccaaattcttCTTGAACTCTGGCAAGCTTGGGGCCAcgaccacttccctggggagactattccagtgcccaaccacttTCTGGGTGAAAgaccttttcctaatatccaatctaaccATGCACTTTCTTCACACAGCTCACAATAGAGATGAGAATGTGCAGAGCACAAGAGCAGCCATGCTCCTATCCTTTAAAACAGCACAGCAGTAGACTTGTTCCTGTCAGAGTCTGGAAAGTAAATATCCAAAGGTAAATACCTAATTTATACACCAAGCATAGAAAGTGGTCCCATCAGTAACTGCAGGGATTTTGCTTCTTACTTGGTGTCTTCTGGCAACTTGTACGATAAGTAGGGAAGGACTGAGTCTCCTGTTCACTTTTATTAAGATGGTTTTAGCTTGACCAAATCAAACACAAGCACACAGCTGCATAGAGAATTCCCTCAACAAACAcaactttttatttctgtagaaaACATGAAACTTTTCAGGAAGGTCCAGCTTATGAACAGCAGCGTGCATGTTAATATACATAAATACACAGGGTTACAATTTAGtgggaaatacatttttaaaaaagctttcaaGTACACAAAACAAATGTAGTAAAATTAGACTATCCTTTCCACATACCTGCCTCAGAGAGAAACATTTCTCAAAAGGAATGAACTTCCACCCCATCATTTTCCAACAATCTCTCCACTGGACACCAGCTGCAGGAGAGCGTGAAGATGGGCTGGACCAGAGGGTTAATAGCCAGTGTTTGAAATCAAGAGCACATTTACCCATGGCAGTTCAGTCCCTGTTCTCTCAGCTATCAGGATGTGTGTAGTGTGACAGTTACCCAGCCAGCACATTAAGAGAGCTGCAAGAGGTAGGAAATACCTCCTTCCTTCCACTTTCAGGTCCCTGAAAGGTTCATGCTGTACAACGTTGTTACCCACGACACTGTGGCAATCCCGTGACCCAGGGAGGCATTTATTTAGTAACAGTCACAGAAATGAGAACGTGGCCCCACAGGCACGGCAGGGGTGCTGCCAGGCAGTAAACACAACTGACATAAGCACAGAGCTTATGGAAAAACAGCTGCTGGTGCAGGCAGCCTTTTGAGTAGAAGGAATAATGTCTACAGATATGGAAGAATAGCTCAATGCTCACAGACTTCCTGAATATTTTCCTGCCAAGACACCAACAGTGAATTATAGtatcatttaaataaaacatcagTTTGAATGAATTTGAAAGACATTTACCACAGACAGGAAGCCAAAAGGCTGATCCTTGTGTTACTGACTTTAATCCATTCCTTCTACTTTTTGTCCTATAGGAGTTTAGAGACTTGTTACATCACTAAACTCTTTCCTAAAATTTTACAAACTGAGGATTAAAACATAAATCAGTCTccaagagagaagaaaaaggcatCTGAACAACAGATACTCCCTGATCTTGCTCTATGTGCTCTCATGGTTAAATCAGCAACCTGTGCAACAGGGGTTGTGTCCCATTTCCAAGCCACGCAATGGCAGAGATCCCACGATTCACTTCAGCTACTGCAAGTGCAAAGGGCAATTCAAGTTTTCCTACCAGTCTCCAAAGACAAAAAGTaaatgcagaaaacagaaacatttaaaactCTTCAAACAATTTAAACCAGAACTGTTCCTATCAGAACATATtttacacatttaaaaaaaccaagaaactCAGGCTATTAAATAAGAATCTACATATCTTAAAAACTGGGGTTTTTTACATTACAGCCATTAGTGTTAATTGTCCTATTTTCCAAGGTAGGAATGTTCATAAGTTATTCCTTTGAAGTGCCTCACAGAGGTTTTGGTTGGCATCTGGCTCCTCAGTCATCACCTCCACAGTCTCCCACTCACCTGACCTACTGGATTTCTTGATGGCCTCTACCACACTCTGCATGTACAGGCCATCTTCAAAAGAGGCTGCCATAGACACAGGTTTATGATCCCACGTCCGACGGTCTTCCTGGTCTTGGAAAGACTGCCGCAGGGCTTGCACCATGTACACCATTCCTTTCAGGTACAGCAGCGGGATGTCCTTGAAGCCCTTATCCAAAAGGCCCTTGTTGACAGGCAGAGAGTCTGTAAACAGTAGTTCTTCCTGGAGCGCAGTGTTCTTCTGCCCGTACAAGTCTGTCCCACGAGCTATGAGGCGACCGGCAGAGCCCACAATCATGACCTCATGGATGAACGATCCGGGCATGTTAAAGTTGAGAGTCACAGTGCAGCAGACACCGTCGCTCATGAGCATCTGGAAAACGCAGAAGTCATCGCTGGTGACGTGGCGGATCCCGCTGATGGCCGTGTTCTGCTTCACAAAAGTCTTGAGCAAACCGTGGACCTTCTCAGCTCTCCTGCTGGTGAGGTGAGTCAGGAGGTCGATGATGTAGGTGCCCATGGTGTGCAGCCCACCCCCTCCCATGAGCTCGTCACAGATCCAGTTGTACTTGTGGCTGAGCAGGCTCCCCCCGTAGACTCGCACGTCGCAGATGATGACGTTGCCCACGTAGTGCTCCTCTATCAGCTGCTTCATCTTCACAAAGGCGGGCAGGAAACGCAGAACGTTGCCAACGATGCTCATCAGCTTGGGGTAATACCTGGCAGCTGTGACCATCCTGAAGGCATCCACAGAGGTAGCAGCTTTCTCACAGAGCACGTTCTTCCCTATTCCTGCagcataaatgaaaaaataatacaatattTAGCACACTTGAGCAAAACATGCTCAGATGTCCCAAAGGTCGTCAAGAAGTGGTGTTTTTAAAAGTTGGGCTTTCCTGCTGCAATTTCTAAGGTAAAGATCTGGGAACTAAAGTAGGAATGCCAAGTCCAGCAAGACTCAATGTTGTTTCCAAGATGGTCCAGTTGCAGAGCTGACAAACTCTCACAGAGGAAGGCTCCAAATAAAGAGAGGATTTTTACATCATGAAAGATAAATGTCCAAATGGCATCACATGGCATCAAAACAAGACACAATATGAATGCTATAGTTAAAGCACTCATGTATAGCcagaggacaaaaaaaaaaaagaaaaagccatgtACCCTGCAGGGAAGAGGTGGGGGAAACGGAGATTTGATTTTCACTTTGTATTCCACCATCActatacaattttatttttttaaattaatataaatggGGCACACAATTTActtatatataaaaatgtatatatataaaatacatacatacaGATTTTGTGTACAGAGCACAAGAATTAGAAATAATGTTTTAGTAAGTGGACTGTTTTAAAACAACCCTTTCTTATTAGAAATCAAATCATTTTGGTCTGCACATAGAGCCTGTTTGTACAATCAGACAAAAGGTGACTGAGTTACATGGACAAGATCTGCACCCCAAGCTGACCCACTGCACTGTTATTGCTCCTGAAGCACTTTACATTGTGCTCAGCCTAAATCAACGGGGCAGTCAATAATCCTCTTTTTTCCCCGGCTGTAAAGCAGAAATTAGGTAATACAAAAAAGCATGATAGTACAGGTTTTAACCAGTTCTTACATTTGGAGCTTTTCTGGTGTCCCCCTTCTCATGGAAGGGCTTTactttttactgttttttcctgttttacatCTGTTCTTATCTAATATCAAATACTTATCTAAACATTTTTCAGTGTAATAACCATGTTATTCCTAACATGGTTATTATTACAGACACTAACTGGGGATGCCAGACCTGAAGGTCAGTCATGGCACACCACAGTTTCTGCCCCAGATTTGCAGGAATCACTGCACACGGTGGTGGGCACCTCTCTGAAAGCTCCTCCTCAGCCAGAAGCAGACTGTGcccctgctcagcacagcttTTAATTGACTCCCAGTGAGAAGGTACCAGCACAGGCACTTCAATCGGTCTCTGGCACGCGAGGGGAAGGCACATTCCCCACTGTGGCTCCTGCTCTCTGTGCTCTCCCTCCCGGCTGCACCCAGCCAGCCCTCCAGGAACCCTCCGAGAGGGCCAGGGGCCAGCGCGCTCCCGTGACACAGCTCAGCCAGGGGACAGCTACAGGAGACTCAGAACCTCTGTTTCTAATAGACACAAGTGAAATCCAGTCAGAAAATGGGAAGACTACAAGTGAGAAATCCCCTGTATTGATACGAGTCTACAGCAGCTTTAATGAACAAAGGGTCAGGTCAAATTCCCAGTGGACACCCTGGCTGTCCATTGGTAATCCCCATTTCAGGGACCATTTCTGACTCCCCAGTCCCCAGTCCTGctgccaagggaaggcacaacACTCAGTTCAGTACTTTTCAGGGCTAGCTGAAGCACCTGGACAAGCATCTGGAGCTGCTTCAGTCCAGTTTATCTGCCCTGTTTAAATGGTGCTTGTCTCCAGGCAGGTTACAGTAAAGCACCACCAGAGAAAGCAAAGGGATGCTCGCAGCATCCCGAGCAGATCTGTACCCTCAAAGCTTGCAGAAAACCGAAGTGACTCTCTCTCCAGCAGGTGCTGCTcccctgctgctggtgctgctcccctgctgcccagccctgggtccctgcagcagggactgagagcagagacagccagcctggggacagccctgtcaCACGGGGCTCTCCTTGCTCTGCTGACCAGCCTCATCCTCGCTCAGTGCTGTGCCTGTTGTGGCAGCCCAGGCTGAGCCACTTGAGGAGCTAAAACTGGCTGATGCCTTTTTTTGGGATGGCAGCCAGTGCAGCACACTGACAGCTCGGCACAGCTCACTGCGCACGGCCAGAGTGTCAGGATGGAGACCTGGGAACACAGAACAGCTCTGGAATAATCCTGCTGTTGCCTTCAGTGGAACAcccctccagctgtccccaaGCTCACAGAGATGGCCGTGAAGCAAGGACAAGGGCCAAGTCAGAGATGGCTACAAGGTCCCTTACCAAGGTAATGGCCAtaccttttgtttttcaaggCAGTGCAGCTTACATCCCTGGGATTGCTACTATTGTTTTGGTAATGAATAACCTGAACTTTGTACCATATTGTTTTCCTAAACCACAGCCGCAAAATTTTCAGTTGAGGTCCTCACCAGCCAGGAGACATGAGAGCATGGATGGGTGCATTTAACTGTGGGACATGAACCACAACACAGACATTTGGTGAAATTTATTTAGTTCCTCTGAGATCAAAATAAGCGTAAATTTAAAGGGAGCTTCTTGCTTTGCCTGTTGTGGAGATAAACCATGAGATTACACTGATTTTAATATGAACTATCCCCTGGGCTTTGATGTGCTCTGTCTAGTTCATGAACTCAAACCAGTGTCACTGCTTTGTCCCCAGGCTTGTTCATGGATGCCTGTCAGCAAGAAACTGAGGCAAGAAAACTGCACTACCTAGaaaagctggggttttttttttcttctctttaccAAATGGAAgcttaaaaaagtaaaaaaatgtacaaaaaagtGATAAAAGTGTCACcactttaaaacaaacaaacacagccaaacaaaacacaacacacAAGACCATTATTACTGCACCACTTCTGACATTTCCTAAAGCCCAGTCTCTTGGCAAGTAAACACCAATCTGTTATAAACAATTAACAGCAAATAATTCTCTGATTATAATCATCACTGTATCAATCTCAACTtccaaaaaaaaatgttgctgccATCTTTGGCCCTACCCTGGTCCTGTGTTTCTTCAGAATATTCGGGCACAGGAAACCACCCACCTGGCTTTAAATAAGTCATGATATACTGGACAGCAGACCTGCAAATACCACAGCAATGAACCTGGAAAGCTGAGAGGCAAGGTCAGCACCACACTGGTCTGAGATGTCTGCATCAGTTTACAGACCAGAACATCTCAGGACACAGGAAGTGATTGTTACCCTCTCCTGGCTTTTTCAGCCTTCCACTTCCTAAACTTGCATTCAAGCATACATACAACCTCTGTATTTCTGCACCAGCTTTacctccctttcctcctctgGATAATGTCACCTTATGGGTTCCCAGGCTTCAGTTAAGGAATCCCAATCCCTTTTAGTTAATAATCCATCAGAGAATGGTGAATCCTCTCCTTTTTAGCCCACTTGATCATCAAGAGCCACAAGACCTAGTGAAATGCATATTACCTAACAAGTGCTTTAAAGAGCTTTTAGCATATTTGAAGAGATAAATCCTAACTTACAGCTCAAATACTGAAAAATCAATTCTGAttaaaattccttaaaattCAAAGGACAGTACTCTAACAAGGTAAACAAACAAATCTAAAAgtataaaaaaggaaaaaaaaaagcctgaaatcTCTCTCTGCATATCTAAGAGGCATTGCAAATGCTTGTGCAGGGACTTGTTTACTTCCAAAAGAGATTACTGTAGAGGAAGGAGGCACAACAAACCACCCTGGCTCACATGGTCTGAGATTACCTGTCCTAAAATTAACTTGTGTATCTCCTGTAAACACAGTAAAAATATCACCCTTGTTATTTACAGAATTACAAGCAAACTGACACCCACGCTGCACTACAGGAGAGGACATTAACACTACAAAGTCACACACTGGGGAATTAAGAAATGTCAGGATGCCTGGGCAGTTGGCTCCCATCTCCCTGCCCAACCAGTCTGGGGTGTCATCCCTTCTTTCTCATCTAGCTGgattcctcctgctgtccccaacACCTGCCCTCCTGAGTCAGGCAGAAGGATTCCTCCACGTGGGACCACACCAGCCTGCTATGGACACAGATGTGCCAAGAGCGGTCCAGGTAGCGGCCAGGGTCACAGCTAAAACAGCATTTCTTAGCTCCTCATTCACAAGATTCTACTCAGCGcctacaaatattttttcaaaggcCTTCAACTTTCAAGTTTGATTTTACTTGTGGAGAAAGCATAAAGCAGAGCTGAGCAACCCTCCCCTTCCAGGCAAATCTCAGTTTCCTAGTACAGAACATGGGAAAAtctaaaattaattaaacaatttggtttggttttttgtttgtttgtttttttattgcTCTGGGGTTTTTAATGGGCATAAAGCCATTTACCATTTATCTCATTATTGTCTTTGATACAGGTGATTTTTGTTACAAACTCTCTACCATAACTTCAGTCTGACccaagcaaaatattttagcCCAATTTGTTCAAGCAGATCTATAAGCAATCGTTAACagtatttttacaaaaaaaaaaaaaacaaaaaacaaaccaaaaaaaaaacaggtaacCCTTCTCACAAACGCCACACAACATTTTTAGCACTGCATTTGCCCGTTGGTGCAACCAGAACTGTGCTGGGATAGCAGCTTCAAATCTCAATCTGCCAACAAGCTACAGATTTTTGGTCCAACTCCAAGGATGAAAAGGTACCTAGAGCCTTCACAGCAATTTGCCGAGTCAGTGGTGGAGGGATGTTGATGCAAACCAAATCTACGTCCTGATGCAGCAAGACATCGTCGGTCCGACTCGTGTAGAAGGAGATGTTCAtctcctctgccagctgcctGGCTTCCTCTTCAGTCTTCCCCCAAAGAGCTTCAATGGAGAAGCCTTCTGCCCTCAGCAAGGGTACCAGGACCCGGGCAGCACTACCAGTTCCAAACACACCCACTCCAGGGAGCATTTTCATTCTTCATTCATTTATTCAAGCATCAGGGTCTACACACAGGCCTTCAATAAAATGTTCGGCTCCTCAGCTCGGTGTTCCATCCACAGCTCCTAAAATGTGAAGTCACAAGTCATTATCAGGAAAAGGCACATTGTGGTATCAAACACACCTACCCTGAATGCCACCTTCTGTCCTTTGTATGGCTTTCAACATTCTCAAACATCCTAAtgacaaaaaccaaaacccccaaaaggtGCAATCTATAGAGATACAGTATTAAGGGACAAACCCAACAAACCTATTGTAGAAAGATGGTAAGAAAGCAGCTTGACAGAGTCATCTCCTCAGCTTCAAAGCTCAGCACATGGAGATAGAAACACACAAAAGAAGGCAGGATAAACCAGACACAGAGAGGCACAAACTGGGAGTGACAGGAAACACCAAGAGGACAGGACATGGAGTCTGTCACACCAGCAGTAAAAGCAGTGCTGCTCTATTTGTGATGATGTAAGTCCCTAAATGAGATAAAGGTTTGTGACATGAGGTAATATCTTTTATTAGACCAATTGAAATAGCTGGAAATAACAGACATGCTTTGGGACACATAAATCTTTCTTCCAAATTAAATACACAAACTGAAAACAACTACTTGGACCTTAACAATTTTATGGCAAATAGATAAGTCAGTCTAGAGAAGATTTAGAAAATGTATCCTGTGGGGAAAGCCTGGATTCAGTGAGCTTGTTTTGCCTGGGGAGGAGAAGTCTACAAGGAGAGAGAATGTCAGTGTTTAAATACACAGAAATCTGCTTGCTGAAAGGAAAAGGGCGCTCCTCTGTGTCCACTGTGGGTAGTCAAAGCTTCACTTAGGACAGTTAAAAATATCTCCTTCTGCCAATGCCACTTCATCTCCAGGAATGCAGGGTTTGCACAGAATTATTATACTCCATACACACAAACACTTGGCCAAGTCACACTCCTTTTGTTCTTCCAAATATTTCCTGGTAAATCAATTCCTTCAATCCCTGCCAGTCTGCCTTagcacagctgctgcccacACCTGGCCAAACTGCCTTTAGCACTCGCTTTAGCACCAACTTCAAGGAGAGATGTCAGAAGTCTCCTCAATCTCTGACACCACAGAAACCTACAATCCAGCTTTTGTTCTGTGCCTTTCTGAATTCTCATCTACTACACCCACTTGAcctttttggattttttttttttattttttagagaaAAACATGACTAGTTCCATTTTTGTTAGAAGCTTACAATGAAAAAGCAAAGACcgtattttaaaaagagaactGATACCAGCACCAGATCAACACCTTTGAAAAAAGACACTTATAAGCAGCATGAACCATGGCCTGT
Protein-coding sequences here:
- the GFOD2 gene encoding glucose-fructose oxidoreductase domain-containing protein 2: MKMLPGVGVFGTGSAARVLVPLLRAEGFSIEALWGKTEEEARQLAEEMNISFYTSRTDDVLLHQDVDLVCINIPPPLTRQIAVKALGIGKNVLCEKAATSVDAFRMVTAARYYPKLMSIVGNVLRFLPAFVKMKQLIEEHYVGNVIICDVRVYGGSLLSHKYNWICDELMGGGGLHTMGTYIIDLLTHLTSRRAEKVHGLLKTFVKQNTAISGIRHVTSDDFCVFQMLMSDGVCCTVTLNFNMPGSFIHEVMIVGSAGRLIARGTDLYGQKNTALQEELLFTDSLPVNKGLLDKGFKDIPLLYLKGMVYMVQALRQSFQDQEDRRTWDHKPVSMAASFEDGLYMQSVVEAIKKSSRSGEWETVEVMTEEPDANQNLCEALQRNNL